From a region of the Candida albicans SC5314 chromosome 1, complete sequence genome:
- the RAM2 gene encoding bifunctional protein farnesyltransferase/protein geranylgeranyltransferase (Alpha subunit of heterodimeric protein geranylgeranyltransferase type I and farnesyltransferase; a-specific transcript; lovastatin, fluconazole regulated; GGTase I binds zinc, is Mg-dependent; Cdc42 substrate; rat catheter biofilm repressed), with protein sequence MTDSKYDYSDITPVDINTEEPQICQILYDEDYKQIMGLLLALMKAEEYSERALHITELGINELASHYTIWIYRFNILKNLPNRNLYDELDWCEEIALDNEKNYQIWNYRQLIIGQIMELNNNDFDPYREFPILEAMLSSDPKNHHVWSYRKWLVDTFDLHNDAKELSFVDKVIDTDLKNNSAWSHRFFLLFSKKHLATDNTIDEELNYVKDKIVKCPQNPSTWNYLLGIHERFDRSITQLEEFSLQFVDLEKDQVTSSFALETLAKIYTQQKKYNESRTVYDLLKSKYDPIRSNFWDYQISKLTSV encoded by the coding sequence ATGACAGACTCCAAATATGACTATTCTGACATTACTCCTGTCGATATAAACACTGAAGAGCCTCAAATATGTCAAATTTTGTATGACGAAGATTACAAACAAATTATGGGGTTATTACTTGCACTTATGAAAGCTGAAGAGTATTCTGAACGTGCTTTACATATCACTGAATTGGGCATTAACGAACTAGCTTCACATTATACAATTTGGATCTATCgatttaatattttgaaaaacttaCCCAATAGAAACCTTTATGATGAATTGGATTGGTGTGAAGAAATTGCTTTGGACAATGAAAAAAACTATCAGATTTGGAATTATCGacaattaattattggTCAAATTAtggaattgaataataatgacTTTGACCCATATCGAGAATTCCCTATATTAGAAGCAATGTTAAGTTCAGACCCCAAGAACCATCATGTTTGGTCGTATCGTAAGTGGTTGGTTGATACGTTTGATTTACATAATGACGCAAAAGAATTATCGTTTGTTGATAAAGTCATCGATactgatttgaaaaataatagtGCTTGGTCTCATCGATTCTTTCTATTGTTTAGTAAGAAACATTTGGCCACCGATAATACAATTGATGAGGAGCTAAATTATGTTAAAGATAAGATTGTTAAATGTCCACAGAATCCAAGTACTTGGAATTATTTATTGGGGATTCATGAACGGTTTGATCGATCAATTACTCAATTAGAAGAGTTTAGTTTgcaatttgttgatttggaaaaagaTCAAGTGACGAGTTCATTTGCTTTGGAGACATTGGCAAAAATATACAcacaacaaaagaaatacaaTGAGTCTAGAACTGTTTatgatttgttgaaatcTAAATATGATCCAATTAGATCCAATTTCTGGGATTATCAGATTTCCAAACTCACATCGGTGTAA
- a CDS encoding uncharacterized protein (Protein of unknown function; Spider biofilm induced), which produces MNDYGGLGIVLEEAENENNLSNLSQQLKQQIQQKHTSISSRQSSIVSLSKTISRKTSSASLTQTPASLTTDNERLPHPEIQSQQQELDNENDHDNEEEDEDDDDDDDERVTRGSRKNSASKITTEILLPPLPGALEDLITTTPVAVNSFTSNGCDDSVSTGSDNTSHESFNLGEFNQIYQHSKSTFSNSALNSPNLLLNQTNLHVFPSVSKNGINDFSTSSNGGTTNNVTTLPPPTTNTTTTSTGNEKTSPLKRLKNGIRKLSLTSITSSNNSSSCSTPTGAKFYANTTTTTTSPANPIPLRPILSPIQVVKPPQPSHSVSSSTSADSSFSSKFERARASSQGTTIFTPVTPPVTTSPVITIGEDLDCTKRTLSKIEQSYFDSLTSQTVNSIEELITVEDLLNYSQYLIQQRTALDDVFQKTKEKLQASGWCSNHDLNNLQLQQDSSRCQIDTSLLKIEERLNREFSCSVLGNNTPTNLSKSGSTTATHSKQNSITKSLAGNDSREPMVSPSLKVLESRCVSFTEF; this is translated from the coding sequence ATGAACGATTATGGAGGACTAGGTATAGTTCTCGAAGAAGCAGAGAACGAAAACAATCTATCAAATCTAAGTCAGCAACTTAAACAACAGATCCAACAAAAGCATACCAGTATATCATCACGACAATCAAGTATCGTTAGTTTATCGAAAACCATTTCAAGAAAGACATCATCAGCATCATTGACTCAAACACCAGCTTCTCTTACTACAGATAATGAAAGACTACCACATCCTGAGATCCAGTCACAACAGCAAGAACTTgacaatgaaaatgatcATGAcaacgaagaagaagatgaagatgatgacgacgacgacgatgaGAGAGTCACCAGAGGTTCGCGAAAAAATTCAGCCTCCAAAATTACGACGGAGATTCTATTGCCACCACTACCTGGTGCACTTGAAGATCTAATTACGACTACACCAGTTGCAGTGAATTCATTTACGTCCAATGGTTGTGATGACAGTGTTTCCACTGGTTCAGATAATACTTCACATGAAAGCTTCAATTTGGGAGAGTTTaaccaaatttatcaacattCAAAATCGACATTTTCCAACTCGGCTTTGAATTCTCCAAATTTGTTATTGAACCAAACCAATTTGCACGTTTTCCCAAGTGTTTCTAAAAATGGTATCAACGATTTTTCAACCAGTTCTAATGGTGGGACTACGAACAATGTAACAACACTACCACCTCCAACAACTAACACAACTACAACATCCACAGGGAATGAGAAAACTAGTCCGTTaaaaagattgaaaaaCGGGATTAGAAAGCTATCCCTCACTTCAATCACTAGTAGCAATAACAGCAGTAGTTGTTCCACCCCTACCGGTGCCAAGTTCTATgccaacaccaccaccaccaccactagtCCAGCCAACCCTATTCCATTACGTCCAATTTTGAGTCCTATACAAGTTGTTAAGCCACCACAGCCACTGCATTCTGTCTCGTCGTCAACATCAGCCGATTCATCCTTCTCTTCTAAGTTTGAACGAGCTCGTGCGTCGAGTCAAggaacaacaatatttacTCCTGTGACTCCTCCAGTTACTACTTCTCCTGTTATAACCATTGGTGAAGATTTAGATTGCACCAAACGGACATTATCCAAGATTGAACAATCTTATTTCGACTCATTGACTTCACAAACagttaattcaattgaagaattgattacagttgaagatttattgaattacctgcaatatttgattcaacaaCGAACAGCTTTAGATGATGTTTTCCAGAAAACAAAGGAAAAATTACAAGCAAGTGGTTGGTGTTCTAATCACgatttaaacaatttacAATTGCAGCAAGATTCGTCTCGTTGTCAAATTGATActtcattattgaaaattgaagaacGTTTAAATCGTGAGTTTTCCTGTTCAGTATTGGGGAATAATACTCCTACTAACCTATCAAAGAGTGGCTCGACCACTGCTACTCATTCTAAACAGAACTCTATTACAAAGTCATTAGCAGGTAACGATAGCAGAGAACCAATGGTTAGTCCAAGTTTAAAAGTTTTAGAAAGTAGATGTGTTTCATTCACAGAATTTTAA
- a CDS encoding uncharacterized protein (Protein of unknown function; transcript detected on high-resolution tiling arrays; rat catheter biofilm induced), translating into MIAFYFDDLQRWIYIHHHDVYLMKLFQSYFCIVFVLFYESLFFYPTWCSTIIVIIIIIIFYGGIGFHSFIHLIFHIHLSFYYVKVYRVFFIIITDLKYIQHFHVSHNFMAIHCSQKLQ; encoded by the coding sequence ATGATTGccttttattttgatgatttacAAAGGTGGATATATATCCACCACCATGATgtttatttgatgaaattgttccaaagttatttttgtattgtttttgttttgttttatgagagtctttttttttatccaACTTGGTGTTCaactattattgttattattattattattatattttatggGGGTATCGGTTtccattcattcattcatttaatttttcacatTCATTTGTCTTTTTATTATGTAAAGGTTTATagagttttttttattattattacagATTTAAAATATATCCAACATTTTCATGTCAGTCATAATTTTATGGCAATTCACTGTAGTCAAAAattacaataa